One window of the Rhipicephalus microplus isolate Deutch F79 unplaced genomic scaffold, USDA_Rmic scaffold_803, whole genome shotgun sequence genome contains the following:
- the LOC142795675 gene encoding sodium-coupled monocarboxylate transporter 1-like — MINISLSCLAGLVIYAHYVDCDPLKAGKISNPDQLVPYFVMKTMNAVPGLPGLFVACVFSSALSTLSSGFNSLAAVTWEDFLVRHLRLTSRQEAFVTKLVAAIYGLLTIGLAFVAGSVGSILKAAFAMSGALSGPLLGVFTMGLLLPLSNKKGALVGLLLGEAMCLWVVIGGSHLRLAQRRPPDLRRRV; from the exons ATGATTAACATCAGCCTAAGCTGCCTGGCGGGCTTGGTGATCTACGCACATTACGTCGACTGCGACCCTCTCAAGGCAGGCAAGATATCCAACCCTGACCAG CTGGTGCCCTACTTCGTGATGAAGACTATGAACGCCGTGCCCGGTCTTCCTGGCCTGTTCGTGGCGTGCGTCTTCAGCAGCGCTCTCAG CACGCTGTCTTCAGGTTTCAACTCGCTGGCCGCCGTCACGTGGGAGGATTTCCTCGTTCGCCACCTTCGCCTCACCTCTCGACAGGAGGCTTTCGTCACCAAGCTCGTAG ccgccATCTACGGATTGCTGACCATTGGCCTAGCCTTTGTCGCCGGCTCGGTGGGATCAATCCTCAAA GCAGCCTTCGCAATGTCTGGTGCTCTGTCTGGCCCTTTACTTGGAGTCTTCACGATGGGACTGCTACTTCCGTTAAGCAATAAAAAG GGCGCCCTGGTTGGCCTGCTATTAGGCGAGGCCATGTGCTTGTGGGTGGTGATAGGGGGGTCTCATCTACGGCTCGCCCAGCGAAGACCTCCCGACCTCCGTCGAAGGGTGTGA